A single genomic interval of Zobellia nedashkovskayae harbors:
- a CDS encoding ABC transporter permease: protein MEARINIDIKNFLPHREPMLMASVTPYLDETSVETRFKVEESCIFVKNGYLSETGLIENAAQTCAAIVGQSFFDDDDKDGSKSKVIGYISAVKKVHITALPKIGETISTKGKLVSRYDNDAFSSCTIASETFRNGELIVACTLNFLIHEV, encoded by the coding sequence TTGGAAGCAAGAATCAACATAGACATCAAGAATTTCCTACCGCACCGTGAACCTATGCTCATGGCTAGTGTAACTCCGTATCTTGATGAAACCTCTGTTGAAACACGCTTTAAGGTGGAAGAATCCTGTATTTTCGTGAAAAACGGGTACTTATCAGAAACCGGACTTATTGAAAATGCTGCTCAAACCTGTGCTGCCATTGTTGGTCAAAGTTTTTTTGACGATGACGACAAGGACGGTAGCAAGAGTAAAGTCATAGGTTATATTAGTGCCGTAAAAAAAGTACACATTACAGCTTTGCCAAAAATAGGCGAAACCATATCTACCAAAGGCAAGCTTGTTTCTAGATATGATAACGATGCCTTTAGCAGCTGCACCATAGCTTCTGAAACTTTCAGAAACGGAGAATTAATCGTAGCTTGTACATTGAACTTTTTGATCCATGAAGTTTAA
- a CDS encoding BtrH N-terminal domain-containing protein has translation MQIEFTHKQSAHCENGVVSNLMRHNGFEVSEPMVFGIGSGLLFCYIPFLKVNHAPVVTYRAMPGFIFNRFAKRVGIKIKREKFSNPESAKTCLDENLKKNNPVGLQVGVYNLLYFPDEYRFHFNAHNLVVYGKENDNYLISDPVMEQVTSLTEKQLEKVRFAKGAFAPKGHIYYPTAFPEKLELKSAIIKGIKQTCREMTAPFPIVGTNGIKTISKLIRKWPKKKGPKVANHFLGQIVRMQEEIGTGGGGFRYIYAAFLQEASQILDNEKLKELSKEMTQIGDDWRDFAVNASRIYKNRSAQDDAYNKVADQLEAIANSEAAFFKKLKKAI, from the coding sequence ATGCAAATAGAATTTACCCATAAACAATCGGCACATTGCGAAAATGGTGTGGTAAGCAACCTAATGCGCCACAACGGTTTTGAAGTAAGCGAGCCTATGGTGTTCGGCATAGGGTCAGGCCTATTGTTCTGTTACATTCCCTTTTTAAAAGTGAACCACGCTCCCGTAGTAACCTACAGAGCTATGCCTGGTTTTATTTTCAATAGGTTTGCAAAGAGAGTAGGTATCAAGATAAAACGTGAAAAATTCAGCAATCCTGAATCCGCAAAAACCTGTTTGGATGAAAACCTTAAAAAGAATAATCCTGTTGGCTTACAAGTTGGGGTTTACAATCTACTATACTTTCCGGATGAATATCGGTTTCACTTTAACGCCCACAATTTAGTGGTCTACGGTAAAGAGAACGACAACTACCTCATTAGTGACCCTGTTATGGAACAGGTTACAAGTCTGACCGAAAAACAACTTGAAAAGGTTCGTTTTGCCAAAGGAGCTTTTGCTCCAAAAGGCCACATTTACTACCCTACTGCGTTTCCAGAAAAACTGGAATTAAAAAGTGCTATTATAAAAGGCATTAAACAGACCTGTCGTGAAATGACCGCTCCTTTCCCTATTGTGGGAACCAATGGCATTAAGACCATTTCAAAACTAATTCGTAAGTGGCCTAAGAAAAAAGGTCCAAAAGTCGCCAACCATTTTCTGGGCCAAATTGTACGCATGCAAGAAGAAATAGGCACTGGTGGCGGGGGTTTCCGTTATATCTATGCTGCATTTCTGCAAGAGGCTAGCCAAATTCTTGATAATGAAAAACTAAAGGAACTTTCAAAAGAAATGACACAAATTGGTGACGATTGGCGTGATTTTGCAGTAAACGCATCACGTATCTACAAAAACCGTAGTGCCCAAGATGATGCTTATAATAAAGTTGCAGACCAACTTGAGGCCATTGCCAATAGTGAAGCAGCCTTTTTCAAGAAGCTAAAAAAGGCAATTTAA
- a CDS encoding ABC transporter ATP-binding protein → MIQINELSKKYKGADDFSVRDLNLTIENGEIFGLLGPNGAGKTTLISMLSSLLKPTSGHFTIDGLNYKDNKNQLKQLIGIVPQEYALYPSLTAYENLMYFGSMYGLKGQSLKDDVNTHLEAMGLAKFANKKIDAFSGGMKRRINLISSILHNPKVLFLDEPTVGVDVQSKNVIMAHLKELNTAGTTIIYTSHHLNEAEKFCTRVGIIDHGTLICLGKPQELIAQEENTENLEGVFLAKTGKALRDHA, encoded by the coding sequence ATGATTCAGATTAATGAGCTTTCAAAAAAGTACAAAGGAGCGGACGATTTTTCCGTCCGTGATTTGAACTTGACTATAGAAAACGGTGAGATTTTTGGACTTCTAGGCCCAAACGGTGCCGGCAAGACTACTTTAATCTCTATGCTCAGCTCATTGCTAAAACCAACTTCAGGCCATTTTACTATTGATGGATTGAACTACAAAGACAATAAAAACCAACTAAAGCAATTGATTGGAATTGTCCCTCAGGAATATGCGCTTTACCCTTCTTTGACCGCTTATGAAAACCTCATGTATTTTGGAAGTATGTACGGTTTAAAAGGCCAGTCATTGAAAGATGACGTCAATACACATCTTGAAGCAATGGGCCTAGCGAAATTCGCAAATAAAAAAATAGACGCCTTTTCAGGAGGAATGAAGCGACGCATCAACCTTATATCAAGTATTCTGCATAATCCCAAAGTACTATTTTTAGACGAACCTACAGTGGGTGTTGATGTACAGTCCAAAAATGTGATTATGGCACATTTAAAGGAATTAAATACAGCAGGAACGACAATTATCTACACCTCTCACCATTTAAATGAAGCTGAGAAATTTTGTACCCGTGTGGGCATTATTGACCACGGAACGCTTATTTGCTTAGGAAAACCACAAGAACTTATAGCTCAAGAAGAAAATACCGAAAACTTAGAAGGGGTATTCTTGGCCAAAACCGGTAAAGCACTTCGGGATCATGCATAA
- a CDS encoding ABC transporter permease has product MHKLWASTYKEFLLVTRDLGGLAVLFLMPLLLVIVITTIQDNSFKSIKETKLPILLVDMDKGKVSEDILKSLAESRLFQVDMAATDEEAKQQVLKGDYQLAIVIPENLSSDLQIKINENVDGILAKFSDNEESIPEVKSKMMPKEVKLYFDPATQQSFKSSVRNNIDKMISKIETETIYTAFQEQLTDDPSEDIFETEKFITFTEIVPSKHKEALIPNSTQHNIPAWTLFAIFFIILPLAINMVKEKNQGTFVRLRTNPVSYATVLGGKTIVFLVVSLVQFALMLAVGIFLFPLIGLPKLDVTGRLSLLFIVAFFAGLAAVGLGLLLGTIAKTQEQSAPFGATFVVILAAIGGVWVPVFAMPKFMQVLSNLSPMNWGLNAFYDVFLRNATFVEIIPEISLLLIFFVITTLIAIIYNERKNAV; this is encoded by the coding sequence ATGCATAAACTCTGGGCATCTACATATAAAGAATTTTTACTTGTTACACGTGATCTTGGCGGACTGGCTGTGCTATTTCTAATGCCTTTGTTATTGGTTATAGTCATTACCACAATTCAAGACAATTCATTCAAAAGTATCAAAGAAACCAAGTTGCCCATTCTTTTAGTAGATATGGACAAAGGGAAAGTATCCGAAGATATTTTAAAAAGCTTAGCAGAATCCAGATTGTTTCAAGTAGATATGGCAGCTACTGATGAAGAGGCCAAGCAACAGGTGTTGAAAGGCGATTACCAACTGGCCATAGTAATACCAGAAAATCTATCATCGGACCTCCAGATTAAAATCAACGAAAATGTAGATGGTATTCTTGCTAAATTCAGTGATAACGAAGAAAGTATTCCTGAGGTAAAGTCTAAGATGATGCCCAAGGAGGTTAAGCTTTATTTTGACCCCGCCACACAACAGTCTTTTAAAAGCTCTGTTCGGAATAATATTGATAAGATGATTTCTAAAATAGAAACAGAGACCATCTATACAGCCTTTCAAGAGCAATTAACAGATGATCCTTCCGAAGATATTTTTGAAACTGAAAAGTTCATCACCTTTACCGAAATTGTGCCAAGCAAGCACAAAGAGGCACTAATTCCAAACTCTACGCAGCACAATATTCCTGCATGGACACTCTTTGCTATATTTTTCATTATTCTGCCTTTGGCAATAAATATGGTAAAGGAAAAAAACCAAGGTACTTTTGTACGCTTAAGAACCAATCCCGTCTCGTATGCCACAGTTCTTGGTGGAAAAACCATTGTGTTTTTAGTGGTTTCCCTAGTACAATTTGCGCTTATGTTAGCGGTTGGAATTTTTCTCTTTCCACTAATTGGCTTGCCTAAACTAGATGTTACAGGTAGACTATCTCTCTTATTTATCGTAGCCTTCTTTGCTGGTTTAGCGGCTGTTGGCCTTGGTTTGTTATTAGGAACTATTGCCAAGACCCAAGAACAATCGGCCCCTTTTGGGGCTACCTTTGTAGTTATTCTTGCGGCAATTGGCGGTGTCTGGGTTCCGGTATTTGCCATGCCTAAATTTATGCAGGTTCTGTCTAACCTATCACCAATGAATTGGGGTTTAAATGCATTTTATGATGTATTTTTGCGCAACGCAACCTTTGTTGAAATTATCCCCGAAATATCTCTTTTACTGATATTTTTCGTGATTACCACGCTCATAGCTATTATATATAACGAAAGAAAAAATGCCGTCTAA
- a CDS encoding acyl-CoA thioesterase codes for MPSNTKKEISFTSEVRVRFAETDPLGIVWHGNYIQYFEDGREAFGRHHGISYLDQKNHNFSTPIVKSACEHKLPLTYGDVAKIKTTYIDSQAAKLIFKYEIYNPKGAVVCTGQTVQVFVELGGELSLVIPEFFAEWKKKVGLLDE; via the coding sequence ATGCCGTCTAACACCAAAAAAGAAATTAGTTTCACTAGTGAAGTCCGCGTACGTTTTGCCGAAACGGACCCATTGGGTATTGTATGGCACGGTAATTATATTCAATATTTTGAAGATGGTCGTGAAGCTTTTGGGCGCCACCATGGTATTTCTTACCTAGACCAAAAAAATCATAATTTCTCTACGCCAATCGTAAAATCGGCATGTGAGCATAAGCTTCCTTTGACTTATGGAGATGTAGCTAAAATTAAGACAACATACATAGATTCCCAAGCAGCAAAGCTGATTTTCAAATATGAAATCTATAATCCTAAAGGAGCAGTTGTCTGTACTGGACAGACCGTTCAGGTATTTGTAGAATTGGGCGGCGAACTATCTTTGGTAATTCCAGAGTTTTTTGCCGAATGGAAGAAAAAAGTAGGCCTTTTAGATGAATAA
- a CDS encoding beta-ketoacyl synthase N-terminal-like domain-containing protein: MNNIYLSHNNIVSAYGFDSASAVDSIKNEISGLSLVDDSKILPNPFYSSLIPQNNLSEAFKKLNPQEDYTRLEQILLVSLAKTLKESGLELTDRVGLIVSTTKGNIDVLDADSLFDENRAYLSELGKKIETFFGFKNEAIVLSNACVSGVLALAVAKRFIHQKRYDHVFVVAGDLVSQFILTGFNSFQALSELPCRPYCKTRAGINIGEVGCSVLVTTDADHLVNESVRIIGEASCNDANHISGPSRTGEGLCRSVVSAMNQANIEAEAIDYISAHGTATMFNDEMEAIAFNRANLQNTPLNSLKGYFGHTLGASGLLETIIGMYSLHSNTLFASLGFQELGVSQPLNIIKETTAKENSIFLKTASGFGGCNTAAIFQKVNS, translated from the coding sequence ATGAATAATATTTACCTATCACATAACAACATTGTTTCCGCTTACGGATTTGATAGCGCTTCTGCAGTTGATAGCATTAAAAATGAGATATCTGGGCTATCATTGGTAGATGATTCCAAAATTCTACCAAATCCTTTTTATTCCTCCTTAATTCCTCAAAACAATTTATCTGAAGCATTCAAAAAACTGAATCCACAAGAAGATTATACAAGACTAGAGCAAATACTTCTGGTTTCTTTGGCGAAAACCCTTAAAGAATCAGGTTTAGAACTTACGGACAGGGTTGGTTTAATCGTATCCACCACAAAAGGTAATATTGATGTATTGGATGCCGATAGTCTGTTTGATGAAAACAGGGCATATCTAAGTGAACTAGGTAAAAAAATAGAAACTTTTTTCGGTTTTAAAAACGAAGCTATTGTACTATCTAATGCCTGTGTTTCTGGAGTTTTAGCACTAGCCGTAGCTAAACGGTTTATTCATCAAAAACGTTATGACCACGTTTTTGTGGTTGCTGGAGATTTAGTGAGTCAATTTATTTTAACGGGTTTTAACTCGTTTCAAGCTTTGAGCGAATTACCATGCAGACCTTATTGTAAAACCCGTGCGGGAATTAATATTGGAGAAGTAGGTTGTAGTGTACTTGTTACTACAGATGCAGACCATCTTGTAAACGAATCCGTTCGTATTATAGGTGAAGCTTCATGCAATGATGCCAACCATATATCTGGCCCTTCCCGAACAGGCGAAGGTCTTTGCCGTAGTGTTGTTTCCGCAATGAACCAAGCAAACATAGAAGCTGAAGCTATAGATTATATTTCTGCACATGGTACCGCTACCATGTTCAATGATGAAATGGAAGCCATAGCATTTAACCGGGCCAATTTGCAAAACACCCCTCTAAATAGTTTAAAAGGATATTTTGGACATACCCTTGGTGCTTCCGGTCTTTTGGAAACCATCATCGGCATGTATTCCCTGCATTCAAACACACTTTTTGCCTCGCTGGGCTTTCAGGAACTTGGTGTTTCCCAACCTTTGAACATTATAAAAGAAACTACAGCAAAAGAAAACAGCATTTTTCTAAAGACCGCTTCTGGTTTTGGCGGTTGTAATACGGCTGCAATTTTTCAAAAAGTCAATTCATGA
- a CDS encoding 3-oxoacyl-ACP synthase: MSTPDYLIKSYCHIANGKISRNGEVLFSNDLEEFPAFIKAAYKHFETDYSKFFKMDNLSKLAFIGAEVLLKNSNEENTALVLSNRASSLDTDRKHQAAISDQSGAYASPAVFVYTLPNICMGEISIRHKLYSENSFFIFAEFNPHLLSDYANDLLETGKANEVLCGWVDYDKGKYDAFLYVIAKKGLFSHDTEELTKLYRTK, from the coding sequence ATGAGTACGCCAGACTACCTTATAAAATCGTACTGCCACATTGCTAACGGCAAGATTTCCAGAAATGGAGAAGTTCTCTTTTCAAATGATTTGGAAGAGTTCCCCGCTTTTATAAAGGCAGCATACAAACATTTTGAAACGGATTATTCAAAGTTTTTCAAAATGGATAATCTCAGCAAGTTGGCTTTTATAGGTGCCGAGGTTCTGTTAAAAAATAGCAACGAAGAAAATACCGCCCTTGTACTTTCAAACAGGGCTTCTAGTTTAGATACTGATCGCAAACATCAAGCTGCCATTAGTGACCAATCAGGTGCATATGCCAGTCCCGCCGTATTTGTTTACACCCTTCCAAATATCTGTATGGGTGAAATTAGCATTCGCCACAAACTGTATTCTGAAAATAGTTTCTTTATCTTTGCCGAGTTTAACCCCCATTTATTGTCAGATTATGCCAATGATTTGCTAGAAACAGGTAAGGCAAACGAAGTACTTTGTGGCTGGGTTGATTATGATAAAGGAAAATATGATGCGTTTTTATACGTTATCGCTAAAAAAGGTTTGTTCTCCCATGATACAGAAGAACTGACTAAATTATACAGAACAAAATGA
- a CDS encoding phosphopantetheine-binding protein — MSELKLELKEKIIEQLNLEDVSVDEIADTDPLFGEGLGLDSIDALELIVMLDKDYGIRLADPKEGRKIFESIDTMAAYITANRTN; from the coding sequence ATGAGCGAACTTAAACTAGAATTGAAGGAAAAAATCATCGAGCAATTAAACTTGGAAGATGTTTCCGTTGACGAAATCGCAGATACCGACCCACTTTTTGGCGAAGGTCTTGGTCTTGACTCTATTGATGCATTGGAACTTATAGTTATGCTCGATAAAGATTACGGCATTAGATTGGCAGACCCCAAAGAAGGTCGCAAAATTTTTGAATCTATCGATACCATGGCGGCTTATATTACTGCAAATCGCACTAACTAA
- a CDS encoding beta-ketoacyl-[acyl-carrier-protein] synthase family protein translates to MGKGVAITGMGAISAIGDNVQENYDALVSGEVGISRISKIDTVHKDDIMVGEIEMTNDQLKQKLGIAKEDAVSRTALLAMLAADEAISQAGVTDINDCETGLISGTTVGGMDQSEKYYFEYLESDEHWGHINGLHAGDSTQKLANHLGLTESFVSTISTACSSAANAIMLGARMIKSGQLDRVIVGGTDSLCKFTINGFKTLMIQSDTYNTPFDDERKGLNLGEAAAYLVLESDEIVKRKNRKVLGYVKGYGNANDAFHQTASSENGDGAVLAMEKAFKVSGLNPSDIDYVNAHGTATPNNDLSEGRALLRIFGDNVPEFSSTKAFTGHTLAVAGGLEAVYSIMALQNNIIYPNLNFKNPMKEFDLLPQTTVKQKELRNVLSNSFGFGGNCSTLIFSKEA, encoded by the coding sequence ATGGGAAAGGGCGTAGCAATTACGGGCATGGGTGCTATTTCTGCCATTGGAGACAATGTGCAAGAAAACTATGATGCGTTGGTTTCTGGTGAGGTAGGCATTTCTAGAATTTCAAAAATAGATACCGTTCATAAGGACGATATTATGGTTGGCGAAATAGAAATGACCAATGACCAATTAAAACAAAAATTGGGAATCGCCAAAGAAGACGCCGTATCACGAACAGCTCTCTTAGCCATGCTTGCTGCTGATGAAGCTATTTCACAAGCTGGAGTTACCGATATAAACGATTGCGAAACCGGACTGATTTCAGGAACCACAGTAGGTGGTATGGACCAATCCGAAAAATACTATTTTGAATACCTAGAAAGTGATGAGCACTGGGGTCATATAAACGGACTTCATGCCGGAGATTCTACTCAGAAACTGGCTAATCATCTAGGACTTACCGAGAGTTTTGTTTCCACCATAAGTACAGCTTGTTCATCTGCAGCTAACGCAATTATGTTGGGTGCACGAATGATAAAATCGGGGCAATTAGACCGCGTTATCGTTGGTGGAACGGATAGTCTCTGCAAGTTCACCATTAACGGCTTTAAGACTTTAATGATTCAATCCGACACATACAATACACCTTTTGATGACGAAAGAAAAGGACTTAATCTTGGTGAAGCAGCTGCTTATTTGGTTCTAGAATCAGACGAAATTGTAAAAAGGAAAAATAGAAAAGTATTGGGTTATGTAAAAGGCTATGGCAATGCCAATGACGCCTTTCACCAAACCGCATCTTCGGAAAATGGGGATGGAGCCGTTCTAGCTATGGAAAAAGCTTTCAAGGTTTCAGGCTTAAATCCGTCTGATATTGACTATGTAAATGCCCATGGTACCGCTACACCAAACAATGACCTTTCAGAAGGTCGTGCACTTTTGCGCATATTTGGTGATAACGTTCCAGAATTCAGTTCAACTAAAGCATTTACCGGGCATACGTTGGCCGTGGCAGGTGGTCTAGAAGCTGTATATTCCATTATGGCGCTTCAAAATAATATCATATATCCCAATCTTAACTTTAAGAACCCAATGAAGGAATTTGACCTCCTTCCCCAAACTACGGTCAAACAAAAAGAACTACGCAATGTTCTCTCTAATTCTTTCGGTTTTGGAGGAAATTGCTCTACTCTAATTTTTTCCAAAGAAGCTTAA
- a CDS encoding beta-ketoacyl synthase N-terminal-like domain-containing protein, with translation MKPVYINSVGSVSVQKTFENSEFLNEIRDYNDTTINVIEPNYKEYIPPAAARRMARGIKMSTVSSKNALTEAGLENVDAIIVGTGLGCIGDSERFVSDIIKNDEQYLTPTRFIQSSHNTVAGQIALGLGCKGHNFTFVHSAISFESSLIDAKLMLENNEVETVLVGGVDELVEHHVTTHRLIGHIKNEPVASKDLLHSKTEGMVMGEGSHFFVLSTEKTPSTYSELVAVKTFNTLSKERIKGKILAFLERQHLNINDIDLVILGNNGDVNYDGYYEQLSSSLFKDTPQAYYKHLSGEFDTATGFAFWLANKILKAQNIPDVAKLNAIEPSNLKTILIYNQYRGENHSLTLIREC, from the coding sequence ATGAAACCAGTATATATAAATAGCGTAGGTTCAGTTTCGGTTCAAAAAACTTTTGAGAATAGTGAGTTTCTTAATGAGATTAGGGATTATAATGACACTACTATTAATGTAATAGAGCCCAACTATAAAGAATACATTCCGCCTGCAGCTGCACGCCGTATGGCCCGCGGTATTAAAATGAGTACCGTTAGCTCCAAAAATGCCCTTACGGAGGCTGGTCTGGAAAATGTAGACGCTATTATTGTAGGTACCGGGTTAGGTTGTATTGGAGACTCGGAACGTTTTGTTAGCGATATCATCAAAAATGACGAACAGTATTTAACACCAACGCGTTTTATACAATCCTCACACAATACTGTGGCTGGACAAATTGCCCTGGGTTTAGGTTGTAAAGGACATAATTTCACTTTTGTGCATTCTGCTATTTCTTTTGAGTCTTCTTTGATTGACGCTAAACTGATGCTCGAAAATAATGAAGTCGAAACCGTTTTGGTAGGCGGTGTAGACGAGCTTGTTGAACATCACGTGACCACACACCGTTTAATTGGTCATATTAAAAATGAACCTGTAGCTTCAAAGGACCTACTACACTCAAAAACCGAAGGCATGGTAATGGGCGAAGGCTCTCACTTTTTTGTGCTTTCAACAGAAAAAACGCCTTCTACGTATTCAGAATTGGTTGCGGTTAAAACCTTTAACACCCTTTCTAAAGAACGGATAAAAGGAAAAATACTCGCTTTTCTAGAACGTCAACATCTTAACATAAACGATATAGACCTGGTTATACTTGGTAACAATGGCGATGTTAACTATGATGGGTACTACGAGCAATTGAGTAGTTCCCTATTTAAAGACACACCTCAAGCTTATTACAAGCATCTTTCGGGCGAGTTTGATACCGCAACCGGATTCGCATTTTGGTTGGCCAATAAAATTCTAAAGGCACAGAACATTCCTGATGTTGCGAAACTGAATGCTATTGAGCCATCCAACTTAAAAACTATATTGATTTACAATCAATACAGAGGAGAAAACCATAGCCTCACCTTAATTCGAGAATGTTAA
- a CDS encoding polysaccharide deacetylase family protein — translation MLKRNRVNTAVIFLLLPLAALYFLDYVPLWPIFSILIIWFFITLFGSFFIRWNYHLTSLSSNKNTPNNWVSITFDDGPNNEFTPRVLDLLAKYDAKATFFCVGQQIEKHPKVLKRILSEGHSIGNHTYSHSKSFGFFPFDKILNELNRTENLVSSLIGKKLKLYRPAFGVTNPQIAKALEHKEIHSIGWNVRSLDTTFRSEKTILKRIIRKVSKGDIILLHDTSEKTIVVLEQLLLFLREKNLSSVTVDRLLEIEAYA, via the coding sequence ATGTTAAAGCGGAATAGGGTAAATACCGCTGTTATTTTTCTTTTGCTGCCCTTGGCTGCGTTATATTTTTTAGATTACGTACCGTTATGGCCCATTTTTTCAATTTTGATTATTTGGTTCTTTATTACACTTTTTGGTTCGTTTTTTATCCGATGGAATTATCACCTTACTTCGTTAAGCTCGAATAAAAACACTCCAAATAATTGGGTTTCAATAACGTTTGACGATGGCCCAAACAATGAATTTACTCCCAGAGTACTAGACTTATTAGCAAAATATGATGCAAAAGCAACTTTCTTCTGTGTTGGTCAACAAATTGAAAAGCACCCCAAAGTTTTAAAGCGAATACTATCTGAAGGTCATAGTATTGGCAACCACACCTACTCCCATTCCAAAAGCTTTGGTTTTTTCCCCTTTGATAAAATTCTAAACGAACTGAACCGAACAGAAAACCTAGTATCCTCTTTAATTGGAAAAAAATTAAAGCTCTATCGTCCTGCTTTTGGCGTAACAAATCCACAGATTGCAAAAGCGTTAGAACATAAAGAAATACATTCTATTGGCTGGAATGTACGTTCATTAGACACCACTTTCAGGTCGGAAAAAACCATTTTGAAACGTATTATTCGTAAGGTTTCAAAGGGTGATATTATACTACTGCACGATACCAGTGAAAAAACAATAGTCGTTTTGGAACAGTTATTGTTATTTTTGCGAGAGAAAAATCTGAGTTCGGTCACGGTTGACCGCCTACTAGAAATCGAAGCGTATGCATAA
- a CDS encoding LolA family protein — translation MHKILFLIFFVSLGAFAQKEMTPTEAVALKAKVKTRADATTTVMSEFTQYKHLDFLSDDIVSQGKLAFKVPNLVKWEYTKPFAYSVLFKNETLFINDDGNKSNMDVGSNKIFKQLNQLITASIRGDMFNDDEFNIKYFKINDSSLVYFLPKDEQFSKFIKAFHLSFNAIGDVTEVKMIEPSDDYTQIKFTDRVVNKNLSDAVFTQ, via the coding sequence ATGCATAAGATACTTTTTCTTATATTTTTTGTTTCCCTTGGAGCGTTTGCCCAAAAGGAAATGACTCCAACAGAGGCTGTTGCCTTAAAGGCCAAAGTCAAGACCAGAGCAGATGCTACTACCACGGTAATGAGTGAATTTACGCAATACAAGCATTTAGACTTCTTGTCCGATGATATCGTATCGCAAGGTAAACTTGCTTTTAAAGTGCCTAATTTGGTAAAATGGGAATACACTAAACCCTTTGCTTATTCGGTTTTGTTTAAAAACGAAACATTGTTCATTAACGATGATGGTAACAAGAGTAATATGGATGTAGGTTCCAACAAGATTTTCAAACAGCTGAACCAACTTATTACAGCCAGTATTCGTGGTGACATGTTTAATGATGATGAATTCAATATCAAATATTTCAAAATCAACGATTCTAGTTTGGTGTACTTCCTACCAAAAGACGAACAATTCTCTAAATTTATTAAAGCTTTCCACCTTTCTTTTAACGCGATTGGCGATGTAACCGAAGTGAAGATGATTGAGCCTTCAGATGACTACACACAAATTAAGTTTACTGATCGTGTCGTTAATAAAAACTTGTCTGATGCGGTTTTTACTCAATAG
- a CDS encoding porin family protein produces the protein MKTLKFFILAMALCNIGTAMAQTRPGIKAGLNSSNISNTSLDTKSGIYIGAFADIPITDYYSLQPELLYSSQGGNSNSPLYGDVNINYFSIGLPNKFYVSPDKGFHFTLGLGLDINFENNFVNLTNFNGDDEISPVDVTVIGGIGYEFSFGLIIEARYKQGTISVDFFGEDDLYEETGSNLNGVFQIGAAYKFKLYKNAD, from the coding sequence ATGAAAACATTAAAATTTTTTATACTCGCAATGGCTCTTTGCAATATAGGAACAGCCATGGCACAAACCCGCCCAGGTATTAAGGCAGGTTTGAACAGCTCAAATATCAGCAATACATCATTAGATACAAAATCAGGGATTTACATAGGCGCCTTTGCAGACATTCCAATAACGGATTATTACTCTTTGCAACCAGAACTATTATATTCTAGCCAAGGTGGCAATTCTAATTCACCGTTATATGGTGACGTAAACATAAACTACTTTTCTATTGGCTTACCGAACAAATTTTATGTGAGCCCAGATAAAGGTTTTCATTTTACATTAGGACTAGGGTTAGACATTAACTTTGAGAACAATTTTGTTAACTTGACCAACTTTAACGGTGACGACGAAATCTCTCCTGTTGATGTTACTGTAATTGGAGGAATAGGCTACGAGTTCAGTTTTGGTTTGATTATTGAAGCACGATACAAGCAAGGAACCATAAGCGTTGATTTCTTTGGTGAAGATGACCTTTATGAAGAAACAGGGAGTAACCTAAATGGCGTTTTTCAAATAGGTGCCGCGTATAAATTTAAATTGTATAAAAATGCTGATTGA